From Sediminispirochaeta bajacaliforniensis DSM 16054:
GAAACCCCTTTTTCGGAAGTCTCTACTCCTGAGGCCTTGGCGCCAACCAACATCTTGATCTTCCGCTTTTTGAAGCTCCTGGCAAGGATGGCGGTGGTGTCGGGGTCTTCGGTTGGAAGGATCTTCCCCATCGCCTCGATCAGGGTTACCTCAACACCGAAACTGGCCATGATATGGGCGAACTCGCAACCGATGGCCCCTGCTCCTAAAATGGCAAGGCTCGATGGAAGCGTTTCCATCATCAAGGCTTGGTCGCTTGAAAGGATCCTTTTTCCGTCGAAGGGGAAGGGGGGAAGTTCTCTTGGCCGGCTTCCCGTGGCAAGGAGGATGTTTTTCGCCGTATACCGTTTTTCACCGTTTACAAGGACCACGCCCCCGCCTTCCAGCGTGGCCCGTCCCTCTATCAGCGCTATCTTGTTCTTTTTTAGAAGAAACTGCACCCCCTTTGAGAGGCTTGCACTTGCCTTCCTCGACTTCTTCCATGCCTTTTGGTAATCGAAGCCGCTTTTATCCACGGTTACACCGAGGCCTTCGAGTTCATCGGCGCTTCGAAAGATTTCTGCCTGTCGAATCAGGGCCTTGGATGGAATACATCCTATGTTTAGACATACGCCGCCCACATCGCCCTTTTCGATAACGGCGCAGGATAGGCCAAGTTGAGTGGCACGGATTGCTCCAACATATCCGGCCGGTCCCGAGCCAATGACGATCA
This genomic window contains:
- the lpdA gene encoding dihydrolipoyl dehydrogenase; the protein is MSDNYDLIVIGSGPAGYVGAIRATQLGLSCAVIEKGDVGGVCLNIGCIPSKALIRQAEIFRSADELEGLGVTVDKSGFDYQKAWKKSRKASASLSKGVQFLLKKNKIALIEGRATLEGGGVVLVNGEKRYTAKNILLATGSRPRELPPFPFDGKRILSSDQALMMETLPSSLAILGAGAIGCEFAHIMASFGVEVTLIEAMGKILPTEDPDTTAILARSFKKRKIKMLVGAKASGVETSEKGVSLSVESGGKQETVQADQLLVVVGRSPNTEELGLEKAGVGTDEKGFVRVADHYKAAEGVYAVGDMVGGILLAHAASKEAELVVEHIAGKEVPAAIDRTLIPTAVYTEPEIAGFGMSETEAKEAGYSAKSVQFPYRGAGKSVAIERPDGFVKILYDEKSREILGGRIVGDHATELIHELLLARSAELLPEDIANTVHAHPTLSEAVMEAARGVDGWTIQA